CTCAGTAGAACTGTTGCTAACTGGGCCTGCGCTGTCGTGAATGGCCATGAGGAGTCTCCTGCGGGACTCCGTCGCCCCGCAGGGCTCTCCGGGGCACGATAGACCTCGCTAAGATTAACCAACATAAGTAGAAAATGGGACTGCGTGTTGGTTAATCACCGAACAGACACTGCATCGCTGCCTCGTCACCTGTGAGCGTCTGTTGGTCGGCGTCAGTATCCGCGAAGAGCGTCGACTGGTCTCCTGTTGAGGACTGCGCTACTTCTGGCCGGTCGTCGACGCCGAACTCACTAGCCTCGGGGCGATCGAGCCGCGAGTCTCGGTCGCGATGATCGACGTCTGCACCGAAGTCCTCGAGCGAGGTCTCGACGCTCGTCTCGGCCAGTTCGAGCTGGCCGTTCTTACCGAACGCAGTCTGTCGCTGAATCTCAATCTCGGGGCGGTCGCTCATCTAGTTCGAAGCCTCCACCACTGATGGCGTCGACAAACAGCCCGTGAGCGTCCATTCAGGTATCGTCTGACCGAAGCTCGCTGGCTCGGTCATCGAGCCGGCGAAGAATCTGGACGCGTTGCTGGTGGTCGTTCTCGTAGGCAACGCACGCTCGCAACGTCTCCATGTCGTTGATCGTGGCGATACCTGCGTTGATGAGTCGCGTATTCGGTGGGTCGAGACGCTGTTCTGGGGACAGCTCGCTCGAATTTGGGTCGTGTTCTCCTGTGTCGCTCACTCCTGGTCGCCTCCACATCTCCTGAGGCGACGAAAAACAGCACTCGCCCGCTACTCGTCGTCTCCTGGTTGGATCTGCCGAGCGCCCTCGGGGAGGTCGTGGATGTACTCGCGGAGGGTTTCCATGTCCTCACTTGATGAGCCGGTCTTCCGTTTCGAGTTCCTCTTCGTGTTCTTCAACAGCATCTTTATGCGATTGCACGTCGCTTGCATTACGCTCCGAGAGTTCCTGTAGCCGGTCTTCCTTTCCATAGAGCAATACGCTGTCACCGGGCTTGATTTCCGTGTCTGAACCGGGCGCCCCCACGTAGGAACCATTCCGCTGGATTCCGAGTAGGAGGATCCCTTCATCAGAAAGGTCGCACTCGTCTGGCGTTGTGTTTGCGAGCCAGTCGTCCTCCTCCACGTCGATTTCCGCAACGCGATACTCTCGTTGAAGGCCGAGCATTTCTGTATAATCTCGAAGTTCGAGGTCCGTTGTCCGTTCGAGCGACCATTCGATGAGCGGGGTTAGCAGTCGATTCAACCACTCACTGCGCGCGGCAAGAACAAGTAGAACGACCCCGGTAAGGATATAGACGAGGTTGAGACCGTTTCCTCCCTGAGAATCGGTGAACGAGAGGACGAGGGACGCGATGACACTCACTAACCCCACGCTTCCCAGTCGGATGAGCGCCTTGATGATCTTTCGCCGTTCTGATGTCGCCACTGTCTGTTCTGCCTCTTCTGTTGTATATCCAGCGCCGGAGAACGCCGACGTCGACTGAAACGAGGCGACGTCCGGAGAGAGCCCCGTCATTCGAAGTGCGATCGATCCAATCCGGACGATCAGTAGTGACAGTGCAAAAATAACCAGCAATGAGATAATGGGTTGTGTGGGTACCATGACTCCTGTACGTTGGGCGGGGTCCCACTAAATGCACTCTCCGGTGGGATATCGGTCGTGTCGAATTATTCCAGTCTTCGCTTGGGTGTACCCACACGGTTCGTTGCGGAGACCAATCCTGTTCCGTCTCTTCGGCCAAGTACCTTCTCCGAATATGCCGAGGTAGCCTCGAATGAGGCTATGCAAGAGGAGAAACCACCGATTGTACTGAGAAGTCCTAACTGGTCGACGGTTAGGTGCTACTCTATCCCGTGCTTAGCCGTTTGAATGTCTTCGCTGATGACTCAAACCGTCTGAACTCGTCGCTCAGTAAAAATAATGATGGTTGGGGGCCTACGTCTCTGCCGAAGAAGTCACCATGATGAAGGGCCAAACACGCACCCCCACACCGGGACAATAGCTGGCTATGATTACAATCACCGAGATCTCTGTGCCGGCCGAGTCGTTTACGCTGGGGCAACTGTTCACCGCTGAGCCAGATATTGTGATTGAACTTGAGCGATTAGTCCCTTTGCGAGAAGACGAGATTATTCCCCAGCTCCGGATAAGCGGTGCTGATTCCGATGCTATCACGAGAATACTTGACGAGGCATCGGCCGTCGAAAAGGTTGAGACGCTGATTGACATCGACGGTCGGATCTTGTGCGAACTCCGATGGAACTCCAGCATCAACGGGCTTCTCCAAGCACTCCTTGATGCTGATGCTAGAATTCTCGCGGCGAGGGGATCGGCAGAAAAGTGGGAATTTCAGCTTCAGTTCAAAAATCATGGGGATTTAGCCATATTCAGAAACGGAATTCGGAAAAATGATATTCCGCTCACGCTCCGATCCATAACTAATCCAACAGCAATTGAGAATGAAGAACTACTTACAGCCGAACAATCGGATGCGCTCATCACGGCCTTTGACGAGGGATACTTCGAAATACCTCGAGATATCGAACAAGCTGAACTGGCGGTCCTTCTCGGAATCAGTGGCAACTCTCTCGCAGAGGCTCCGCCGAGGGACAGCGAAACTCATAGAAGCAGCATACGAAGCCGGTGAGTTTCGAATCTAACCGTCCGCCACTTAAAAAACTATCTCAATAGAGAGAGTAGCGCTGATTGCAGACCTGGTCGAATAGATAGACGATGCAACACGAAATTGATGGAAAGCCGAGCGATGCCGTTATTGGAGCAATGGCTGGAGTTTATGGCGTCGAAGAGACTGACTTGGTTGACGAGCTCGATCTAGCGCCGTTGGGTGATGCCCTCGATCCGGAGGCATTAGATGAACTATTCCAGAGTTGCGACGGTAATACCTGTCATGTGACCTTCTCTTGGGGGGATTATATGGTTACAGTTACACCTGATACTGTCAGTATAGTATCAATAGGAGAAAATGATAATTCAGAAGGATTTCAAACGTCAATGGGGGATGATAAGGATTTCACAAGCCGTGATCGTTTCTCTTCTTCGATCAAAATTCTGCACGTTGATGGAGGTCTATTTGAACCGGATCGATCCCACGTTCCAGGTTACAGTGCGTACCTCCGCCGAGGAAGGGCTTCAGTATCTTGCCGAAAACGAGGTGGATTGTATATTAAGTGATTACGAAATGCCCGAGATAGACGGACTCGACTTATTGGAGACAGTCCGTACACAGGGGTATGACCTGCCATTTATTCTCGTCACCGGGAGGGGGTCAGAGGAGATCGCAAGCGAGGCCATCAGTGCTGGCGTGTCTGACTACATCCAAAAATCAGCAGCCGGAGAACAGTATGAGCTCTTGGCAAACCGAATCCGGAATTTGGTTCAGAAATACCGAACTGACCAGCAGATACAGCGGGTTTACGAAGCTATCGAAATCGTTGACGAAGGCATTAGCCTAATCGATGTTAACGGGGAGTTCGTATACGTTAATAAACGGTATGCGGACATTCTCGGATACACTCCTAATGAACTGATTGGGAAGCATTGGTCCATCCTCTATCGGGATGAGGCAGAAACCAGCACTCTCAAAGAGCAGATTTCCCCGGATATTCCGGGCAGTGAATCTTCGGATTACTGGACCGGTCAGACCGTTAAACAACGTAATGACGGTACCCGGGTACGAACGGATCATCGACTCGCCTACACTAGTGATGAGATAATGGTTTGCTTGTTGTCGAACCCTACCGAAGTGGATACAGACTATGAGGGCCCTGTTGTTGAAATGGTTTAATTCGGTCTGATGATTTGAGCTGAATTTCTGTCTTCCACAGATATTTGTTGAAATCGTCTCGTTTCTTTGATATCTCACAGATGCTGATTTACAAATCCATCTACACTCGATTGATACGCGGAGTAAGCTCGCTAAACGATTATTGAAGACGATGGTATCAGGATAGTACCTTACCAATTGCTGCTGTATGGAACTCGTATGCCGAGAACGCCGCGATTCAAACTTAGTGATCTCGTACAGCAAATCGTCGGTGGTCTCTTCGTGGCGGGACCACTCGTGATAACCGAGGAAACGTGGCGCCTCGCCGAGCGGATGGAGGTTCCGCACGTTGTTTTCACGATGGTGATCGTCTTCCTCACCGGATATGGACTACTGTACAAAGCGGATACGCAGCACAATCTTAGCATCGAGAGCGATATCGGACTCGGTGGCGTTATCCCCCGTCGATTTCTCTCGCTCATTCTGGTTTCGTACCTTTCAGTCGGACTGCTCGCGTTCGCCTTTGCCGCTCCGTCGACGTTCGCTGTGACCAACGCGGTGACCCTCAGAGCAATTAGTATAAGCGCCATCTTTAGCATGATCGGCGCTGCAACCGCCGATACGATTCTCGGACGACGGTAATATGGGTTCCACGTTCGGACAGGATGACCTGCTTCCCGTGTCGCGAACGACTAGCGATATACCCAACAGGACTGCGCTTCCGTTACTTTCATCGATTGGTCGGTCGGACACAGATTCGGATTCACCACCCCTATCTGGAAGGTGGATCCCCGGCTGTGGAGAATCGAACGGATGGCCGCCTTTCAAACTGAACAGCAATTCGCGCGTAGAAAGGAGCGAATCTTCGGATACCGGCGTTGCTCGGACTGGGCGTAGCTCGCGAAGGCGACTAGAACGACGCCACCGGCTGTGTTTCCAAGTAACACTGGTGCCAGAACTCGTAGAACACAGTGAGCACCCCGGGTCTTGGAGCATCCAGAAACAAGACGAAGAGTGCTTCAGCCCCGAATAGAACCCGAGAACGGGAATCGTGAACCTCACCACCTATGTGTGATCTGTGTGTAACAACTGAGATGGGGTATGAGGTACGGACCTCAGAAGGGGTGATCCATGTGTTCAATGACGCGTCTTCTCTTCCGGGAACTGAGCGCAGACTATAGACGTGCTCTGTCTGCCACCACCGGGACCCCTCCGGAGTCGGGAGGTTTGACGGGATTCCACGATCCTGATCTCTCGGCACAATTGCTCCCTTTTATCGTCCTATCAGTTGGCCCTCTTTGTCAGCTCACCTCTGGGGCTTCAAACTAGTTATAAACGGGTTGTCTCAGCAACTTCCCTCTATTTCCGTGTGCGAGTTGTTAACACAGTCCGGGTGAAGGTAGTATGAGCCACGCTACAGAAAGCATACTGACTGTCACGGGCGAGAACTGGTGGCTAGTTGCGCTCCGAGGAGTCCTGGTGATCGTATTCGGCATACTGGCGTTCGTCTGGCCGGGAATCACATTGTTCGTACTGGTTATTCTGTTCGGGGCGTACGCTATCGTTGACGGTGTGTTCGCCTTTGTGAGTGCGTACCGGGCCTCCAAGAATCGCGATACTGCGTGGCCGTTTCTTCTCGAGGGGATCCTCGGCGTCATTGCGGGGATTGTTGCTTTCCTGTGGCCAAACATTACAGCAATAGCACTGCTGTATGTCATCGCAGCGTGGGCTCTTGTGACTGGGGCCTTCGAGCTGTACGCGGCGGTCAAACTCCGACGGGAGCTCGAAAGTGAGTGGTGGCTCGCGCTGAGCGGCGTCGCGTCCGTGATCTTCGGATTGCTTCTCGTCTTTTTGCCCGGCCCCGGCGCACTCGCGGTAGTCTGGTTGATTGCCGCATACGCGATCGTCTTTGGCGTGTTATTGCTCGCGCTCGCAATACGACTGCGTCGCTGGCAAAGTGGTGACCGAACAGCCAGAGAATCTACGACACCCACCTAGTAGTGGGATTGTTCCCTGTCATGGCCCTCATCACGGGATGTACGATCTGGACGGCGTTTCCTCTCGGGGAAGCAATACGCACCTATAACCGTTACAGCAACCAAGGTGAACTATGAGCGTCTTGGCCGAGTTCACACTTTCTTCGGAGGAGTTTCACTTCGGGGAAGTTCTCTCTCGAAATTTCCCAAGGCACGTTGAACTCAAACAGGTAGTCCCGATAGAGAGGGGTGCCACTCCATATTTTTGGGCTGAAGACGACGATTCAGCTCGATTCGAGGAGACACTCCGAGGGTACCAGTGTATCAAGAGCCTCAAACGGATCGATCAGATCGGGGACCACGTCCTCTATCGAATTCAGTCGAGTGAAGAGACAAACATATTCACCGGTATTCTCGAATCAGATGGGATTTTGCTCCAAGCGAGTGGGGATACTACGTGGAAGCTCCAGACGCTCTTCAGCAACAGAAACGAGCTGAAAAACTTCTTTGACTTCTGTACGGACAACGAAATCGGCATTCAAGTCAAACGCGTGGTTCCGCTATCTGACACGGACGAGGATGGCGGGGATTTTGGATTAACTTCAAAACAGCGTAAGGCTCTCGCAGTAGCTGCCGATCATGGGTACTTCAAATCACCGAGCGACGTCACGCTTGATGACATCGGGAATGAACTTGGTGTCAGCTCGCAGGCATGCTCGAAACGCATTCGGAGAGGCGTCGAAAAACTCGTCACTAACGCCTTGGAGACCACAAAGTGACCTCGTCACCGATAGATCACATCGGCAGATGACTGGGTAGTCAGAGCAACCTGTAGTGCTAACTATTCGCACGGAGAATAGTACATGGGGAGCATGCCCCATGACGAGCAATGAGCACACGGAGTACCGAACGCGTCAGACCAATCGGGGTGAATTGAGTGCTTGACCGACTGACTTGCCAGTTACGGGAGGCGGATATCGATCTCGTTGACAAGGGGGATGAGACATGAGTGCAAAAGATTACGAGTTCGAGTATGGTACTCAGGCGTATCCGACGGAAGTACTCGATTCCGGACAACAAGCGCCTGAATTTACGCTCTATGCCACACCTGACCAACGGCTTTCATTGAGTGAACTTCGCGGTCAGCCCGTGATTCTTGCGTTCTATCCCGCAGACTGGAGCCCGGTCTGTAGCGATCAGATGGCACTGTACAACGAGATTCTATCGGAATTCAAACGATACGATGCGCAGTTACTCGGGCTCTCGGTCGATAGCGTCTGGTGTCATGCTGCGTTCTCAGACGCTCGAAATCTCGAATTCCCATTGCTCGCAGATTTTGAACCGAAAGGCGATGTCGCTAACGCCTACGGTGTCTATCGGGATGAAGACGGTACAGCTGAGCGTGCCCTGTTCGTGATCGACGACGAGGGAGAAATCCGGTGGAGTCACGTCTCGCCCGTGGGTGTCAATCCAGGAGCGGAGGGGATTCTCACCGCGCTCGAAGATCTTCGACCCACCGCTTCGGAGGGCTCATCAACCATGGGTGACGGCGGATGAGCCAAACGACTCCCCTCGCGTCAACGCCAAAACTCGTGGTTCCGGTGAATGAGCAAGATCACATTCAGGGATCACCGGATGCACCCGTGACACTTGTCGAGTACGGAGACTACGAATGTCCTCACTGTGGTCGTGCTTATCTGATTATCAAAGATATTCAAAGGATACTCGGCCATCGGCTCCGTTTCGTCTTTCGAAACTTCCCCCTGACGACTGTCCATCCACATGCAGAACACGCTGCGGAGGCAGCCGAAGCCGCCGGTGAACAGGGGAAATTCTGGGAGATGCACGACACCCTCTACGAAAACCAGGACGCACTTGATGATGATCACCTCCGTGAATACGCGGTAGAACTCGGTCTCAACGTCGAACGCTTCTCCCGTGAAGTGTTCGTTGAGCATACCTATGTCGACCGTGTGCGTGAGGATTTCATGAGCGGTGTTCGAAGCGGCGTTAACGGCACTCCCTCCTTTTTTATA
The Halomarina pelagica DNA segment above includes these coding regions:
- a CDS encoding TrkA C-terminal domain-containing protein, with amino-acid sequence MVPTQPIISLLVIFALSLLIVRIGSIALRMTGLSPDVASFQSTSAFSGAGYTTEEAEQTVATSERRKIIKALIRLGSVGLVSVIASLVLSFTDSQGGNGLNLVYILTGVVLLVLAARSEWLNRLLTPLIEWSLERTTDLELRDYTEMLGLQREYRVAEIDVEEDDWLANTTPDECDLSDEGILLLGIQRNGSYVGAPGSDTEIKPGDSVLLYGKEDRLQELSERNASDVQSHKDAVEEHEEELETEDRLIK
- a CDS encoding helix-turn-helix domain-containing protein — translated: MSVLAEFTLSSEEFHFGEVLSRNFPRHVELKQVVPIERGATPYFWAEDDDSARFEETLRGYQCIKSLKRIDQIGDHVLYRIQSSEETNIFTGILESDGILLQASGDTTWKLQTLFSNRNELKNFFDFCTDNEIGIQVKRVVPLSDTDEDGGDFGLTSKQRKALAVAADHGYFKSPSDVTLDDIGNELGVSSQACSKRIRRGVEKLVTNALETTK
- a CDS encoding redoxin domain-containing protein; its protein translation is MSAKDYEFEYGTQAYPTEVLDSGQQAPEFTLYATPDQRLSLSELRGQPVILAFYPADWSPVCSDQMALYNEILSEFKRYDAQLLGLSVDSVWCHAAFSDARNLEFPLLADFEPKGDVANAYGVYRDEDGTAERALFVIDDEGEIRWSHVSPVGVNPGAEGILTALEDLRPTASEGSSTMGDGG
- a CDS encoding DsbA family protein, whose translation is MSQTTPLASTPKLVVPVNEQDHIQGSPDAPVTLVEYGDYECPHCGRAYLIIKDIQRILGHRLRFVFRNFPLTTVHPHAEHAAEAAEAAGEQGKFWEMHDTLYENQDALDDDHLREYAVELGLNVERFSREVFVEHTYVDRVREDFMSGVRSGVNGTPSFFINGRRHDGSWDKEMLLIALKEAAEDSL
- a CDS encoding response regulator, giving the protein MIIQKDFKRQWGMIRISQAVIVSLLRSKFCTLMEVYLNRIDPTFQVTVRTSAEEGLQYLAENEVDCILSDYEMPEIDGLDLLETVRTQGYDLPFILVTGRGSEEIASEAISAGVSDYIQKSAAGEQYELLANRIRNLVQKYRTDQQIQRVYEAIEIVDEGISLIDVNGEFVYVNKRYADILGYTPNELIGKHWSILYRDEAETSTLKEQISPDIPGSESSDYWTGQTVKQRNDGTRVRTDHRLAYTSDEIMVCLLSNPTEVDTDYEGPVVEMV
- a CDS encoding bacterio-opsin activator domain-containing protein, with the protein product MITITEISVPAESFTLGQLFTAEPDIVIELERLVPLREDEIIPQLRISGADSDAITRILDEASAVEKVETLIDIDGRILCELRWNSSINGLLQALLDADARILAARGSAEKWEFQLQFKNHGDLAIFRNGIRKNDIPLTLRSITNPTAIENEELLTAEQSDALITAFDEGYFEIPRDIEQAELAVLLGISGNSLAEAPPRDSETHRSSIRSR
- a CDS encoding DUF2391 family protein, producing MPRTPRFKLSDLVQQIVGGLFVAGPLVITEETWRLAERMEVPHVVFTMVIVFLTGYGLLYKADTQHNLSIESDIGLGGVIPRRFLSLILVSYLSVGLLAFAFAAPSTFAVTNAVTLRAISISAIFSMIGAATADTILGRR
- a CDS encoding HdeD family acid-resistance protein, yielding MSHATESILTVTGENWWLVALRGVLVIVFGILAFVWPGITLFVLVILFGAYAIVDGVFAFVSAYRASKNRDTAWPFLLEGILGVIAGIVAFLWPNITAIALLYVIAAWALVTGAFELYAAVKLRRELESEWWLALSGVASVIFGLLLVFLPGPGALAVVWLIAAYAIVFGVLLLALAIRLRRWQSGDRTARESTTPT